A single window of Sulfurimonas crateris DNA harbors:
- a CDS encoding glycosyltransferase, translated as MKILIIANSKIVFGKELKSELINKGLDVSLLDFESLTLYNRSDFKNDRYGSLFKKFKSIPKLSMFFRMWYIKKVIQENDFDIVNIHMSRWFYIIILPWLAREKFIVTFYGSDFYRTSGFIKKIQTNLYKKADAITFTNPLTKNSFLKYYKDFESKSHVCRFGLKTLYFIDKNRKIDKKSLRDSLGYNKEKIVITCGHNSTKEQQHDKIIDNILKLPTELLDKIQFVFPMTYGNDLNRQKVKNILKQKNLDYIVLEEFLYGDDNANIKLASDIMINMLETDSFSGSMQEFLYANNIVITGSWLPYEVFDDAGVQYIKIDNIDELSFKLAELINSDIKTYDTSKNQKIISELSLWDNTIQSWVDIYK; from the coding sequence TTGAAGATTCTGATAATTGCAAATTCAAAAATAGTTTTTGGAAAAGAGCTCAAAAGCGAACTTATTAATAAAGGCTTAGATGTAAGTTTACTTGATTTTGAATCTTTGACTTTATATAATAGAAGTGATTTTAAAAATGACAGGTATGGCTCACTATTTAAAAAGTTTAAATCTATACCAAAATTAAGTATGTTTTTTAGAATGTGGTATATAAAAAAAGTTATACAAGAAAATGATTTTGATATAGTGAATATTCATATGTCAAGATGGTTTTATATAATAATTTTACCTTGGCTGGCAAGAGAAAAATTTATAGTCACATTTTACGGAAGTGATTTTTATCGCACATCAGGCTTTATAAAAAAGATTCAAACTAATTTATATAAAAAAGCAGATGCCATAACATTTACAAATCCACTGACAAAAAACAGTTTTTTAAAATATTACAAAGATTTTGAAAGCAAAAGCCATGTGTGCAGGTTTGGACTTAAAACACTTTATTTTATAGACAAAAATAGAAAAATAGATAAAAAAAGCTTAAGAGATTCTCTGGGTTACAATAAAGAAAAGATAGTGATCACATGCGGGCATAACTCTACAAAAGAGCAGCAGCATGACAAAATAATTGATAATATTTTAAAACTTCCAACTGAATTATTAGACAAAATACAGTTTGTTTTTCCTATGACCTATGGCAATGATCTAAATAGACAAAAGGTCAAAAATATTTTAAAACAGAAAAATCTGGATTATATAGTGCTTGAAGAGTTTTTATATGGTGATGATAACGCAAATATAAAATTAGCTTCTGATATTATGATAAATATGCTTGAGACCGATAGCTTCTCCGGCAGTATGCAGGAGTTTTTATATGCGAATAATATTGTCATCACCGGCTCATGGTTGCCTTATGAAGTTTTTGATGACGCGGGCGTTCAATATATAAAAATAGACAATATTGATGAGTTGTCTTTTAAATTGGCAGAGTTGATCAACTCAGATATTAAAACTTATGATACATCGAAAAATCAGAAGATTATTTCAGAGTTATCATTGTGGGATAATACAATACAAAGTTGGGTAGATATATATAAATGA
- a CDS encoding lipopolysaccharide biosynthesis protein, with the protein MRLFKPRSEFSRNVLTLMTGTTIAQAIPIAISPILARIYTPEDFGVFALFVAIVGSIAVIASGRYEQAIMLPEYDKYAINIFVLSLILIFFTSIVSFLIIFVFKDTILQLLNSNLLGNWIYLVPVTVFFVALFNLLTNYNNRTKHYKDIAKATVIKSLVLTIAQVLIGFLKNGFAGLIAGQILAQLFANLKLAKNVIKDKTLLATISFKNILFLAKKYLNFPKYNMPHALLGNVSSNLPIYILTPFFGSAMVGKYSLAMMIVLAPMSIIATSTAKVYNQKLSELYNKKEETYAFTLNIIKSLLKKILAPFIVFILFAPQIFETVFGEQWVDSGKYIQILSVYLILNLIVSIIAYIPSLLNLQSKALKITIIHFVLLSLALYFASEHYDVYISLVLMCVINSLVLTYNFIWMTDALKAEN; encoded by the coding sequence ATGAGACTATTCAAGCCAAGGAGTGAATTTAGTCGTAATGTCTTAACTCTAATGACAGGTACAACAATAGCACAAGCCATACCTATAGCTATAAGTCCGATACTCGCGAGGATATATACTCCTGAGGATTTTGGGGTGTTTGCGCTTTTTGTAGCTATTGTTGGCTCTATAGCTGTTATTGCTTCTGGAAGATATGAACAAGCAATAATGCTTCCTGAATATGACAAGTACGCAATAAATATATTTGTATTAAGTTTGATATTGATTTTTTTTACTTCTATCGTTAGTTTTTTAATTATCTTCGTGTTTAAAGATACAATCTTACAGCTGTTAAATAGCAACCTATTGGGAAATTGGATTTATTTAGTACCTGTTACTGTTTTTTTTGTCGCTTTATTTAACTTGCTTACAAACTATAACAATAGAACAAAACATTATAAAGATATAGCAAAAGCAACAGTTATTAAATCACTTGTATTGACTATAGCTCAAGTTTTGATAGGTTTTTTAAAAAATGGATTTGCCGGGTTGATCGCAGGTCAAATTCTGGCTCAATTATTTGCAAATCTTAAATTGGCTAAAAATGTCATAAAAGATAAAACATTATTGGCAACAATTTCATTTAAAAACATATTGTTTTTAGCAAAAAAATATCTCAATTTTCCAAAATACAATATGCCTCATGCTTTACTTGGAAATGTATCATCAAATTTACCTATATACATACTCACTCCATTTTTTGGAAGTGCTATGGTAGGTAAATATTCTTTAGCTATGATGATAGTATTAGCTCCAATGTCAATAATTGCAACCTCGACAGCAAAAGTGTATAATCAAAAGCTATCGGAGCTATATAACAAAAAAGAGGAGACTTATGCCTTCACTCTCAATATTATAAAATCGCTTTTAAAAAAGATATTGGCGCCATTTATTGTTTTTATACTATTTGCACCACAAATTTTTGAAACAGTGTTTGGCGAACAATGGGTTGATTCCGGAAAGTATATACAGATTTTATCCGTATATTTAATTTTAAATCTAATTGTATCTATTATAGCCTATATTCCAAGTCTATTAAACTTACAAAGCAAGGCCCTTAAAATTACGATAATTCATTTTGTTTTATTGTCGTTAGCACTATATTTTGCTTCAGAACATTATGATGTTTATATATCATTGGTTCTAATGTGTGTAATAAACAGTTTGGTTTTGACTTATAATTTTATTTGGATGACAGATGCCCTAAAGGCTGAGAATTGA
- a CDS encoding acyltransferase, which yields MASYFAHESSFIDDNIIVGDDTKIWHFSHILSGSNIGANCSFGQNCVVGPNVKIGSGVKVQNNVSIYEGIEIDDAVFIGPSAVFTNVLNPRAFIVRKSEFKKTVLKYGCTIGANATVICGVTIGEYALVGSGAVISRDVKPYALMVGVPAKQMGWVSRAGNRLEFDMNGFAVDIYDNSKYKLEDDNIVFVE from the coding sequence ATGGCTAGTTATTTTGCTCATGAATCTTCTTTTATCGATGATAACATTATTGTCGGAGACGATACAAAAATATGGCATTTCTCACACATCTTAAGCGGTTCAAACATCGGTGCTAATTGCTCTTTTGGGCAAAACTGCGTAGTGGGTCCAAACGTTAAAATAGGCAGCGGCGTTAAAGTGCAGAACAACGTCTCTATATACGAGGGTATTGAGATAGATGATGCAGTTTTTATAGGACCGAGCGCAGTTTTTACAAATGTCCTTAACCCAAGAGCTTTTATAGTCAGAAAAAGCGAGTTCAAAAAAACAGTGCTCAAATATGGCTGTACGATCGGTGCAAATGCTACGGTAATATGTGGCGTGACGATAGGAGAGTATGCACTTGTAGGAAGCGGAGCGGTTATAAGCAGAGATGTGAAACCATACGCACTGATGGTAGGAGTTCCGGCAAAACAGATGGGATGGGTTAGTCGTGCGGGTAATAGACTTGAATTTGATATGAATGGCTTTGCGGTTGATATATATGACAACAGCAAATACAAGCTTGAAGATGATAATATAGTTTTTGTAGAGTAA
- a CDS encoding Gfo/Idh/MocA family protein, whose amino-acid sequence MKNFALIGASGYIAPRHMRAIKETGNELLVAFDPYDGIGIMDSNFPQAHFFTEFELFESFVERRQRNEKEKIEYISIASPNYLHYSHIRAALQNQAHAICEKPLVLDPKEIDELLVMEKQSGKRVYTVLQLRLHDSIVALKKKIAEELKQNPSKIFDIDLTYITSRGRWYFESWKGNEAKSGGIASNIGVHFFDMLSWIFGDVKESFVHVKQADANAGFMRLENANVRWFLSVNYDYVPEQLKVTGQRTYRSIVVDGEEIEFSEGFGDLHTKSYQDILSGGGFGLESARSSINIVSEIRKLAPLGLQGEYHQFCGKVVS is encoded by the coding sequence ATGAAAAACTTTGCACTAATTGGGGCTAGTGGATATATAGCCCCTCGCCATATGAGAGCTATAAAAGAGACAGGGAACGAGCTCTTGGTTGCATTTGACCCTTATGACGGTATAGGGATAATGGATAGCAACTTTCCTCAGGCTCATTTTTTTACGGAGTTTGAACTTTTTGAGAGTTTTGTAGAGAGACGCCAAAGAAATGAAAAAGAGAAGATAGAGTATATCTCCATAGCCTCTCCAAACTACCTGCACTATAGCCATATAAGAGCAGCGCTTCAAAATCAAGCTCATGCTATTTGTGAAAAGCCTCTGGTTCTAGATCCAAAAGAGATCGACGAGCTACTTGTTATGGAAAAACAGAGCGGTAAGAGAGTATATACCGTACTTCAGTTAAGACTTCATGACTCTATCGTCGCTTTGAAGAAAAAAATCGCTGAAGAGTTAAAACAAAATCCGAGCAAGATTTTCGATATAGATTTGACCTACATAACAAGCAGAGGTAGATGGTATTTTGAGAGCTGGAAAGGCAACGAAGCAAAGAGTGGCGGAATCGCTTCAAACATAGGCGTACACTTCTTTGACATGCTATCATGGATATTTGGAGATGTGAAAGAGAGTTTCGTACATGTAAAACAAGCAGATGCAAATGCAGGGTTTATGAGGCTCGAAAATGCAAATGTCAGATGGTTTTTGAGCGTAAACTACGATTATGTGCCAGAGCAGCTCAAAGTCACAGGGCAGAGAACATACAGAAGCATAGTGGTTGACGGCGAAGAGATAGAGTTCAGTGAAGGCTTTGGTGATCTTCATACAAAGTCTTACCAAGATATACTTAGCGGCGGCGGATTTGGTCTAGAGTCAGCTAGAAGCTCTATCAATATTGTCTCAGAGATACGAAAACTTGCTCCATTGGGACTCCAAGGAGAGTATCACCAGTTTTGTGGAAAGGTAGTAAGCTAA
- a CDS encoding nucleotide sugar dehydrogenase yields the protein MTKICIIGLGYVGLPLAHAFSKKYSVVGYDINRDRIDELCAGFDRTQELGADELQEAAKNGIKYTTDIDKIKECNIYIVTVPTPINHSNEPDLTPIIKSTQTVGRVLKRDDIVIYESTVYPGVTEEVCVPILEKESGLKFNEEFFCGYSPERINPGDKEHTVTKILKITSGSTPAIAKKIDELYASIITAGTYRASSIKVAEAAKVVENTQRDVNIALINELAMIFDMMNIDTREVIEAAATKWNFIKLFPGLVGGHCIGVDPYYLTHKAQSLGYMPNLILGARQINNGMSRYIANKAIKLMIKSDKKLKGANMLVLGVTFKENCPDMRNSKVLDIIKELKEFELNVEVYDYWVDKSDKETKPLKFLDELPFGSGKYDAIIVAVGHDRFKEISTEEYEEMSRGEMIVLDVKGIVEKPTWRL from the coding sequence ATGACAAAAATATGTATTATCGGCTTGGGGTATGTCGGACTTCCTTTGGCTCACGCATTTAGCAAAAAGTATAGTGTAGTTGGATATGATATAAATAGAGATAGAATAGATGAGCTTTGCGCTGGGTTTGACAGAACGCAAGAGCTTGGTGCAGACGAACTCCAAGAAGCTGCAAAAAACGGCATAAAGTACACTACCGATATAGATAAAATAAAAGAGTGCAATATATACATTGTGACTGTTCCGACTCCTATAAATCATAGTAATGAGCCTGATTTGACCCCGATCATAAAATCAACTCAAACTGTCGGCAGAGTGCTTAAGAGAGACGATATAGTCATATATGAGTCAACGGTATATCCTGGAGTTACTGAAGAGGTGTGCGTTCCGATACTTGAAAAAGAGTCAGGGCTTAAGTTTAATGAGGAGTTTTTTTGCGGATACAGCCCGGAGCGCATAAATCCTGGTGATAAAGAACACACTGTGACGAAAATACTTAAAATTACTTCAGGAAGTACACCTGCTATTGCCAAAAAGATAGATGAGCTTTACGCCTCGATAATAACAGCCGGAACATATAGAGCCTCAAGTATAAAAGTCGCAGAAGCGGCAAAGGTGGTCGAAAATACACAAAGAGATGTAAATATAGCTCTTATAAACGAGCTTGCAATGATATTTGATATGATGAACATAGACACGCGCGAGGTGATAGAGGCAGCAGCCACTAAATGGAACTTTATAAAGCTTTTCCCCGGGCTTGTAGGCGGACACTGTATAGGGGTTGATCCGTACTATCTAACCCATAAAGCGCAGTCTTTGGGCTATATGCCAAACCTTATACTTGGTGCTAGACAGATAAACAACGGCATGAGCAGATATATAGCCAACAAGGCTATAAAGCTGATGATTAAAAGCGATAAAAAACTAAAAGGTGCAAATATGCTCGTGCTTGGGGTTACGTTTAAAGAGAATTGCCCTGACATGAGAAACTCTAAAGTACTTGATATAATAAAAGAGCTCAAAGAGTTTGAGTTAAATGTGGAAGTTTATGATTACTGGGTAGATAAAAGCGACAAGGAGACAAAACCTCTTAAGTTTTTAGATGAGCTACCCTTTGGTTCTGGAAAATATGACGCTATCATCGTAGCCGTTGGACATGATAGATTTAAAGAGATATCAACTGAGGAATACGAGGAGATGTCAAGAGGCGAGATGATAGTCTTGGACGTAAAAGGCATCGTGGAAAAACCCACTTGGAGGCTTTGA
- a CDS encoding polysaccharide biosynthesis protein: MKPTPLKRVLFFLFFDILISLGTLFLAYNLRFNFTIEDIFIENFLAVFALLVSVKVTFMALFHIYGVAWRFFSLGELKKILYVHLFAYPVVLFLYYLSPETFNPFPRSVLMIDFFLSILFLGLFRVLKRLIVENDKNLNLTKSLLIGTTPLAQALIKDKTNYYIAAVVDDEEENIGTYFSNMKVSGINEIAKAVESLEIRSVIIAKDFEANRLNEIYEKLKKLKIHDIKILSLKNQEKKLKDLSIEDLLARRPKDLDKESIKNFIDSRVILITGAGGSIGSEISRQCLEYGAKQLILLDHSEFNLYSIGEELKSDKMVFVMQSVVDKASMEKVFETYKPQIVIHAAAYKHVPLVEQNIEQAIINNVIGTKNSIDLSIKHGVEKFVLISTDKAVRPTSVMGATKRICELYAQNVPCKETEIVSVRFGNVLGSSGSVIPLFKKQIQEGGPLTITHPDVTRYFMLIGEACELVLQAASIGKGGEVFVLDMGEPVKILDLAKKMIELSSKEEIDISFIGLRPGEKLYEELFLDMRDAKTQYDSIAVAQKTHMDIEKLNNDIAELITAKDKVTKLKEIVVEFKA; this comes from the coding sequence ATGAAGCCAACACCGTTAAAAAGAGTGCTGTTTTTTCTTTTTTTTGACATACTTATCTCTTTGGGAACGCTTTTTTTGGCTTATAATCTTAGATTTAACTTTACCATAGAAGATATCTTTATAGAGAATTTTTTGGCGGTATTTGCTCTGCTTGTAAGTGTTAAGGTCACTTTTATGGCGCTCTTTCACATCTACGGCGTAGCATGGAGATTTTTCTCTTTGGGAGAGTTAAAGAAGATATTGTATGTTCATCTGTTTGCATATCCCGTTGTGCTTTTTCTGTACTACCTCTCACCTGAGACATTCAACCCTTTTCCAAGAAGCGTTTTAATGATAGACTTCTTTTTGTCCATTCTTTTTTTGGGTCTATTTAGGGTGCTAAAGAGACTTATTGTAGAGAATGACAAAAATCTAAACTTGACAAAAAGTCTGCTTATCGGCACTACGCCTCTTGCCCAAGCGCTTATAAAAGATAAGACAAACTACTACATAGCTGCCGTTGTGGATGATGAAGAAGAAAACATAGGAACATATTTTTCAAATATGAAGGTTAGCGGCATAAACGAAATAGCCAAAGCAGTTGAGTCGCTTGAGATAAGATCGGTCATAATAGCCAAAGACTTTGAAGCAAACAGGCTTAATGAGATATATGAAAAACTCAAAAAACTTAAAATACATGACATTAAGATTTTATCTCTAAAAAATCAAGAAAAAAAGCTCAAAGATCTGAGCATTGAGGATCTTTTGGCACGACGCCCCAAAGATCTGGACAAAGAGAGCATAAAAAATTTCATAGACTCAAGAGTTATTCTCATTACCGGAGCAGGGGGGAGCATAGGCAGCGAGATAAGCAGACAATGTTTAGAGTATGGTGCAAAACAACTCATACTTTTGGACCATAGTGAGTTTAATCTCTACAGCATCGGTGAGGAGTTAAAAAGCGACAAAATGGTTTTTGTTATGCAGAGTGTTGTTGATAAGGCGTCGATGGAGAAGGTTTTTGAAACTTACAAACCTCAGATAGTCATACATGCGGCCGCATACAAACATGTGCCTCTGGTGGAGCAAAATATAGAACAGGCTATAATTAACAATGTCATAGGTACGAAAAACAGCATAGACCTCTCCATAAAGCACGGCGTAGAAAAATTCGTGCTTATTTCAACGGACAAAGCGGTAAGACCGACAAGCGTGATGGGCGCAACAAAACGTATATGCGAGCTCTACGCCCAGAATGTGCCATGTAAAGAGACGGAGATAGTCTCAGTGCGGTTCGGCAATGTATTGGGAAGCAGCGGAAGCGTTATCCCGTTATTTAAAAAGCAGATACAAGAGGGTGGACCTCTCACTATCACACATCCTGATGTTACAAGATACTTTATGCTTATAGGCGAAGCGTGCGAACTTGTTTTGCAGGCGGCAAGCATAGGCAAAGGCGGTGAAGTCTTTGTGCTTGATATGGGAGAACCCGTAAAGATATTGGATCTGGCAAAAAAGATGATAGAATTAAGTTCTAAAGAAGAAATAGATATAAGTTTTATAGGGCTTCGTCCGGGAGAAAAGCTGTATGAGGAGCTTTTTTTGGATATGCGTGATGCAAAGACACAGTATGACTCTATAGCCGTAGCGCAAAAGACGCATATGGATATAGAAAAATTAAATAACGATATTGCAGAGCTTATAACAGCCAAAGACAAGGTGACAAAATTAAAAGAGATAGTTGTGGAGTTTAAGGCATGA
- a CDS encoding O-antigen ligase family protein, giving the protein MTISRNIDFEKVVYSSVLLFAFIIPLSRGMISFFIFWFFILLLYKREYADTFHTLKSNPIFAYISVFLLYMALTLFWSEDIKEGLNQIRLYGYWVLVLPAMAVLVKKEWLWSMLTAFLLGMFVSEILAYGMFFDLWTIKGKDSSYPTPFMTHIHYSIFLAFTAILLLSRVLSQGLSFYEKLPYAFFFLISTANLMFSTGRAGQLAFFVSIVVLIILKFKISIKSIFLSILSVVMIFFIAYNSLDLFKKRADMGVRDIKHIMNENYNSSFGIRVAYWLVASEVLKEKPLLGNGVGDFIVSTKDVLSRKDYGLTKGTVDFMREQHFHNQYLMVAVQGGMIGLALMFLLFYKFFRLKMEDRGLKEVSILGFVVVIVSFVAEPIWMLQFPLTLFLFIASISIVAAKEERLQ; this is encoded by the coding sequence GTGACTATAAGCAGAAATATTGACTTTGAAAAAGTAGTTTACTCTTCCGTACTTCTGTTTGCATTTATTATTCCGCTATCAAGAGGGATGATCAGTTTTTTTATATTTTGGTTTTTTATCCTTTTGCTCTACAAAAGAGAGTATGCCGATACATTTCATACGTTAAAAAGTAATCCGATCTTCGCATATATCTCAGTCTTTTTGCTCTATATGGCACTTACTCTATTTTGGAGCGAAGATATAAAAGAGGGGTTGAATCAGATCAGGCTTTACGGATACTGGGTGCTTGTGCTTCCCGCTATGGCGGTTTTAGTAAAAAAAGAGTGGCTCTGGAGTATGTTGACTGCCTTTTTGCTTGGCATGTTTGTAAGCGAGATATTGGCATACGGTATGTTCTTTGATCTTTGGACTATAAAAGGAAAAGACTCATCATATCCGACGCCGTTTATGACGCATATTCATTACAGTATATTTTTGGCTTTTACTGCCATTTTGCTTCTTAGCAGAGTTCTTTCACAAGGTCTCAGTTTTTACGAAAAGCTTCCGTACGCTTTTTTCTTTCTCATAAGTACTGCAAACCTGATGTTTTCAACTGGCAGAGCAGGGCAGTTGGCTTTTTTTGTCTCTATTGTAGTTTTGATAATTTTAAAATTCAAAATATCCATAAAAAGTATTTTTTTAAGCATATTATCGGTAGTCATGATATTTTTTATAGCTTATAATAGTTTGGATCTATTTAAAAAAAGGGCTGACATGGGAGTGCGCGACATAAAGCATATAATGAATGAAAACTATAACTCATCTTTTGGCATAAGAGTAGCTTACTGGCTTGTTGCAAGCGAAGTTCTAAAAGAAAAGCCTCTCCTTGGCAATGGAGTCGGGGATTTTATAGTTTCTACAAAAGATGTTCTAAGTAGAAAAGATTACGGACTTACCAAAGGAACTGTCGATTTTATGAGAGAGCAGCATTTTCACAATCAGTACCTTATGGTAGCTGTACAAGGCGGTATGATCGGTCTTGCATTGATGTTTTTGCTGTTTTATAAATTTTTTAGACTCAAGATGGAAGACAGAGGGTTAAAGGAAGTGAGTATTTTAGGATTTGTCGTGGTAATAGTGAGTTTTGTGGCAGAACCGATTTGGATGCTGCAGTTTCCTCTGACGCTGTTTTTGTTCATCGCTTCAATATCCATAGTCGCGGCTAAAGAAGAGAGGCTGCAATGA
- a CDS encoding sugar transferase produces MRLDKNYILFLVLLAIDVAVLFLAYEIACKIRESLNAVLPFFKDNQASRYIWIKLLIITLLFYEGIYFQRFDFWRETRQILKALLFSFIAVFMILSLVKVSYDFSRSFLVIYFLVLVFLLPFSKRIVKKVLFSIDTLRLPCKVIGKDGLREAFLSEFENNWYLGLKATQESKDIVFVISEGLKPQELNVIIEKKIYDTKSVYIVPYLYQFDFSHTKNIDYFNLRLSAFHLENRLLYRKNIFIKGLAEKILVFLISPLVLALHLFIYIAIKSDSKGKVLFKQKRIGKDGKLFSCYKYRTMYEEQEKLLSDYLQKNPDEVEHYDMYHKYQNDPRITKVGAFLRRSSLDELPQFFNVLRGDMSLIGPRPYMPSEEDVIHEKHKEIIIKVKPGVTGLWQVSGRNNLTFDQRVDMDVWYIQNWSLWMDFVIFMKTIKVVFGKVGAK; encoded by the coding sequence TTGAGATTAGATAAAAATTATATACTTTTTTTGGTTCTCCTTGCTATCGACGTAGCAGTGCTTTTTTTAGCATATGAGATAGCGTGTAAAATAAGAGAGAGCTTGAATGCGGTACTGCCTTTTTTCAAAGACAATCAAGCTTCAAGATATATCTGGATAAAACTTTTGATCATCACGCTGCTTTTTTATGAGGGGATCTACTTCCAAAGATTTGACTTTTGGAGAGAGACCAGACAGATACTAAAAGCGCTTCTCTTTTCCTTTATAGCAGTTTTCATGATTCTATCTTTGGTAAAGGTCTCTTATGATTTTTCCAGATCCTTTTTGGTTATCTATTTTTTAGTTTTAGTTTTCTTGCTCCCTTTTTCAAAGAGGATAGTAAAGAAAGTACTCTTTAGTATTGATACATTGAGACTGCCATGCAAAGTTATAGGCAAAGATGGCCTGCGAGAGGCTTTTTTAAGTGAATTTGAAAATAATTGGTATCTTGGGCTAAAAGCCACCCAAGAGAGCAAAGATATAGTATTTGTAATATCTGAAGGGCTAAAACCTCAAGAGCTTAATGTGATCATAGAAAAAAAGATATATGATACAAAAAGCGTCTATATTGTTCCATATCTTTATCAGTTCGATTTTTCACATACCAAAAATATAGACTACTTTAACCTTAGGCTCTCAGCGTTTCACCTTGAAAATAGGCTACTTTACAGAAAAAATATTTTTATAAAAGGGTTGGCTGAAAAAATTTTGGTTTTTTTAATCTCTCCTTTAGTATTGGCACTACACCTCTTTATCTATATTGCTATAAAAAGTGATTCTAAGGGCAAGGTGCTCTTTAAACAAAAACGTATAGGCAAAGACGGCAAGCTATTTAGTTGCTACAAATATAGAACGATGTATGAAGAACAAGAGAAGCTGCTGAGTGACTACCTTCAAAAAAATCCTGACGAAGTAGAGCACTATGATATGTATCACAAGTATCAAAATGATCCGCGTATAACAAAAGTAGGAGCTTTTTTAAGAAGAAGTTCACTAGATGAGCTACCGCAATTTTTTAATGTTCTAAGAGGAGATATGAGCTTGATAGGACCAAGACCATATATGCCATCAGAAGAGGATGTTATACACGAAAAACATAAAGAAATCATCATAAAAGTAAAACCTGGAGTTACAGGACTTTGGCAGGTGAGTGGCAGAAACAATCTCACTTTTGATCAAAGAGTGGATATGGATGTTTGGTATATACAAAACTGGTCGCTGTGGATGGATTTTGTAATCTTTATGAAGACCATAAAAGTTGTTTTTGGCAAAGTTGGCGCAAAGTGA
- a CDS encoding DUF1972 domain-containing protein yields MNIAILGTRGIPNHYGGFEQFAEHLSVGLVERGHSVTVYNSSLHPYKEKEFHGVTIKHMYDPENKIGTAGQFVYDFLCIMDSRKNNYDVILQLGYTSSSIFFDLHPKSSAVITNMDGLEWKRSKYSPKVQRFLKWAESLAVKKSDFLVSDSVGIQNYIRSKYAKESVYIPYGANVIQEYDEVVCLEYGVKKYEYDMLIARLEPENSIEVILDGVKKSNKKRKFLVIGNHKNKFGEYLKLKFQDEKNIVFVGGVYELSKINSLRYFSNLYFHGHTVGGTNPSLLEAMGAQALVCAHKNEFNSAILGEDGLYFKTADDIKITLQSKDKKNFATFLKNNIEKIRNIYEWKKIIQDYENIFLKSIKSNKS; encoded by the coding sequence ATGAATATAGCAATATTGGGAACAAGAGGTATTCCAAATCATTACGGCGGTTTCGAACAGTTTGCTGAGCATCTGAGCGTAGGTCTGGTGGAGAGAGGTCACAGCGTAACGGTTTATAATAGTAGTTTACACCCATACAAAGAAAAAGAGTTTCACGGCGTTACTATCAAACATATGTATGACCCTGAAAATAAGATAGGTACGGCAGGGCAATTTGTGTATGACTTCTTGTGCATAATGGATAGCAGAAAAAATAATTATGATGTTATTTTACAGCTTGGCTATACAAGCAGTTCTATATTTTTTGATCTACATCCTAAGTCTAGTGCAGTAATTACAAATATGGACGGGCTGGAGTGGAAGAGGAGTAAGTATAGCCCAAAAGTCCAAAGATTTTTAAAATGGGCAGAGTCTCTTGCCGTAAAAAAAAGCGATTTTTTGGTAAGTGATTCCGTAGGAATACAAAACTATATAAGATCAAAATATGCTAAAGAGTCTGTATATATCCCTTACGGGGCAAATGTCATACAGGAGTATGATGAAGTGGTTTGTCTTGAGTATGGAGTGAAAAAATATGAGTATGATATGCTTATAGCAAGACTTGAACCTGAAAATAGCATAGAAGTCATACTAGATGGAGTTAAAAAAAGCAATAAAAAAAGAAAATTTTTAGTTATTGGAAATCATAAAAATAAGTTTGGTGAATATCTCAAATTAAAATTTCAAGATGAGAAAAATATTGTTTTCGTAGGTGGAGTGTATGAACTCTCAAAGATAAATAGTTTGAGATATTTTTCAAATCTTTATTTTCACGGGCATACTGTTGGCGGGACAAATCCTTCATTGTTAGAAGCAATGGGAGCCCAAGCGCTTGTTTGTGCGCACAAAAATGAGTTTAACAGTGCTATTTTAGGTGAAGATGGGCTCTACTTTAAAACAGCTGATGACATAAAGATAACTTTGCAGAGCAAAGATAAAAAAAACTTTGCTACATTTTTAAAAAACAATATTGAAAAAATCAGAAATATTTATGAATGGAAAAAAATAATACAAGATTATGAAAACATTTTTTTAAAATCTATAAAGAGTAATAAGAGTTAA